The Psychrobacillus sp. FSL K6-2836 nucleotide sequence ATTTTACAATAATTCAATATTTTTTTAAAATTATATTCCTTTTTCTTCTTGATTTTCCTTTTTATTTTTTTCTAAGTTCGTAAACATTTTGTTAGCAATAACCATTACCACTAGGCATATAAGGCTCCCACCGAAAAATGGAAGTAACCCTGGAATTTTAATCATCAGATAATAGGGGAAATAAAATCCTAAAACCATTAGAACTGAAAACAAAGGATTTGATAGAACAATGAGTAAGCAGTTTCTAAAATATTGCTTTATAGTCAATTTATATTGAACATAAACTGGGAATGCATAAAGCAAAGCAACTATATAAATAGCAGCGAGTATGAAAAAGAATAAAGAAACAATTAAAGCCCAAATAGTGGGTATACCACGGAAAAACTGTAGATCCACGTATATTATTATCCCTAGTACTGCCCATGAATAGCCATATTTGTTGGACTTTAGAAATTCCTTTTTATACTCATTTTTAAAATGAGTGAATACTTTTAGGTCCTCTTCTTGTGTCCACTTTCTAACTACAGAGAACATTGCTACGGTTGATGGAAAAAAACCCGCAATTCCAACACCAATGATTATTCCCGCTAACCAAAGAATATTTAGATACGCAAGCTTTAAAGCCCAATCC carries:
- a CDS encoding YesL family protein; the protein is MELTGWRGSLYHYMDWALKLAYLNILWLAGIIIGVGIAGFFPSTVAMFSVVRKWTQEEDLKVFTHFKNEYKKEFLKSNKYGYSWAVLGIIIYVDLQFFRGIPTIWALIVSLFFFILAAIYIVALLYAFPVYVQYKLTIKQYFRNCLLIVLSNPLFSVLMVLGFYFPYYLMIKIPGLLPFFGGSLICLVVMVIANKMFTNLEKNKKENQEEKGI